One part of the Caproiciproducens sp. CPB-2 genome encodes these proteins:
- a CDS encoding M42 family metallopeptidase has product MDWKLLERLCTARGISGQEDEVRKIILEEIKPYATSIETTPLGSLIVFKKGAKRPKTKLMLNAHMDEVGMIVTDITDDGLLKFEPVGGIDRRVLCGRPVTVGAEVGAEVGGVIGAKPIHLLEEEEKEKSVPVKELYIDIGAKDREEAERYVAPGDPVTFDSVFDTAHGMIKSRALDDRAGCAMLIHMIQSEQKYDLYFVFAVQEETGLTGSRTAAFAVEPQAAIVLESTTAADVAGVDKENRVCFVGGGAVISFMDKRTIYDKEYYHLAFQAAKKAGVSCQPKRAVAGGNDAGAIHVSRGGVRTVAVSLPCRYLHSAVSLIAQEDFISAQKLVCELADRIAGEEQDD; this is encoded by the coding sequence ATGGACTGGAAGCTTCTGGAGCGCCTGTGTACGGCGCGCGGCATTTCCGGACAGGAGGACGAAGTGCGGAAGATCATTCTCGAGGAGATCAAACCGTACGCCACGAGCATTGAAACCACTCCGCTCGGCAGTCTCATCGTCTTTAAAAAGGGCGCGAAACGCCCCAAAACCAAGCTGATGCTGAACGCCCATATGGACGAGGTCGGTATGATCGTGACCGATATTACGGACGACGGCCTTTTGAAATTCGAACCCGTCGGCGGCATAGACCGCCGCGTCCTCTGCGGCAGGCCGGTCACGGTCGGCGCGGAGGTCGGCGCGGAGGTCGGCGGGGTGATCGGCGCAAAGCCGATTCATCTTCTGGAAGAGGAAGAAAAGGAAAAGTCCGTGCCGGTGAAGGAATTATATATCGATATCGGCGCGAAGGACCGGGAAGAAGCGGAGCGGTATGTCGCCCCCGGGGACCCGGTCACCTTCGACTCTGTTTTCGACACGGCCCACGGCATGATCAAGAGCCGCGCGCTCGACGACCGGGCCGGGTGCGCCATGCTCATCCATATGATTCAGAGCGAGCAGAAATACGATCTGTATTTTGTGTTCGCCGTACAGGAGGAAACCGGGCTGACGGGTTCCCGGACGGCGGCCTTTGCGGTGGAGCCGCAGGCGGCGATCGTTCTGGAAAGCACCACGGCGGCGGATGTGGCCGGGGTGGATAAAGAAAACCGGGTCTGCTTTGTCGGCGGCGGCGCGGTGATCTCCTTTATGGACAAGCGTACGATTTACGATAAGGAATACTATCATCTGGCGTTTCAGGCGGCGAAAAAGGCCGGGGTAAGCTGCCAGCCGAAACGGGCTGTCGCGGGCGGAAACGACGCCGGCGCCATCCACGTTTCCCGCGGAGGGGTAAGAACCGTTGCGGTTTCCCTCCCGTGCAGGTACCTGCACTCCGCGGTGAGCCTGATAGCACAGGAGGACTTCATTTCCGCGCAGAAGCTTGTTTGTGAGCTTGCGGACAGGATTGCGGGCGAGGAACAAGATGATTAA
- a CDS encoding GNAT family N-acetyltransferase: MIKKVEYEEALSPFGATVFGCQILSTAQAYGLNEPFAQFWVQEETGTLLCKLDDTVILDAGEADFEELADFIRMTGADRLLCGSDAARKIGFPVTKRGQIMRYDNASPVQPRSPFEANPSLRDIHALLSACASESFTPPEFEPFYMDMSHRIRHDTAVTAGIRQGDRLVSCAICSTRTEQTAVLSAVCVDPEHRRKGLGHETLSAVISQLPGKRIFILRAQDENEDFYRSYGFSGCGEFSEMKI; this comes from the coding sequence ATGATTAAAAAAGTAGAATATGAAGAGGCCCTTTCCCCGTTCGGCGCGACAGTGTTTGGGTGTCAGATCCTTTCCACCGCACAGGCCTACGGCCTGAACGAACCGTTTGCCCAGTTCTGGGTGCAGGAGGAAACCGGTACGCTGCTGTGCAAGCTGGACGATACGGTGATTCTGGACGCCGGGGAAGCGGATTTTGAGGAATTGGCCGATTTTATCCGTATGACGGGTGCGGACCGTTTGCTCTGCGGCTCCGACGCGGCGCGGAAAATCGGGTTCCCGGTTACAAAGCGCGGGCAGATCATGCGTTATGACAATGCTTCGCCCGTGCAGCCGAGGTCCCCGTTTGAAGCGAACCCCAGCTTGCGCGACATTCACGCGCTCCTTTCGGCCTGCGCTTCGGAAAGCTTTACGCCGCCGGAGTTCGAGCCGTTTTATATGGATATGTCCCACCGCATCCGTCACGATACCGCCGTGACGGCGGGAATCCGTCAGGGGGACAGGCTGGTTTCCTGCGCGATCTGTTCCACCCGGACGGAACAGACGGCCGTGCTGTCGGCGGTCTGCGTGGACCCTGAACATCGAAGAAAAGGTCTGGGGCATGAAACGCTTTCCGCGGTGATTTCCCAGCTGCCGGGCAAAAGGATTTTTATTTTGCGCGCTCAGGATGAAAACGAGGATTTCTACCGCTCCTATGGCTTTTCCGGATGCGGGGAATTTTCAGAAATGAAGATTTGA
- a CDS encoding methionine gamma-lyase family protein codes for MLYPSFTIDQKIKDAAEKASKMIAPVLERIDGTTDYNQQKMIAAFHRAGVSESHFAASTGYGYGDRGRDALDAVYAAALGAQDALVRCNFVSGTHALTVALFGVLRPGDIMLSVTGIPYDTLRGVIGLTGDGNGSLKEFGIRYEQLELKADGTPDYEEIGRRVNPKIRMVYIQRSCGYSLRPSLFVEDIEKIAKIAKSKAPDCIVMVDNCYGEFVQTAEPVGRGADLMAGSLIKNPGGGVAPTGGYIAGRKDLVESCSYRLTTPGTGREIGATLGNNRELFMGAFHAPHVTGEALKTASFTAALFSLFGYDVTPKYDEPRADIIQAVLLRGEEALIAFCKGVQKGAPVDSFVTPEPWDMPGYDCKVIMAAGAFTLGASIELSADAPLREPYAAWMQGGLNYHSGRLGAMLAAQSMLEQGILGG; via the coding sequence ATGCTTTACCCTTCTTTCACAATCGATCAAAAGATAAAGGACGCCGCGGAAAAGGCGTCGAAAATGATTGCGCCGGTTCTGGAAAGAATTGACGGGACTACCGATTACAATCAGCAAAAAATGATCGCGGCGTTTCATCGGGCGGGGGTCAGCGAAAGCCATTTTGCGGCGTCCACCGGTTACGGTTACGGCGACCGCGGGCGCGACGCGCTGGACGCGGTTTATGCCGCGGCGCTCGGCGCTCAGGACGCGCTTGTGCGCTGCAATTTCGTCAGCGGCACCCACGCGCTGACGGTGGCGCTGTTCGGGGTGCTGCGCCCGGGCGACATCATGCTCAGCGTAACGGGGATTCCCTACGACACCCTGCGCGGGGTCATCGGCCTTACCGGCGACGGCAACGGCTCCTTAAAGGAGTTTGGCATCCGGTACGAACAGCTGGAGCTGAAAGCGGACGGGACGCCTGATTATGAGGAAATCGGGCGGCGGGTCAATCCCAAAATCAGGATGGTCTATATCCAGCGCTCGTGCGGATACAGCCTGAGGCCCTCCCTTTTTGTGGAGGATATTGAAAAAATAGCGAAGATCGCAAAATCCAAGGCGCCGGACTGCATCGTGATGGTGGACAACTGCTACGGCGAATTCGTCCAGACGGCGGAACCGGTGGGCCGCGGGGCGGACCTGATGGCCGGTTCGCTGATCAAAAATCCGGGCGGCGGCGTCGCGCCTACCGGGGGGTATATCGCCGGGCGAAAGGATCTGGTGGAAAGCTGTTCCTACCGCCTGACCACGCCGGGCACCGGCCGCGAAATCGGCGCGACCCTCGGCAACAACCGGGAGCTGTTCATGGGCGCTTTCCACGCGCCGCACGTCACCGGCGAAGCGCTGAAAACCGCCTCGTTTACCGCGGCGCTGTTCAGCCTTTTCGGATACGACGTCACCCCGAAGTATGACGAGCCGCGCGCCGATATCATCCAGGCCGTGCTGCTGCGCGGGGAAGAGGCGCTGATCGCTTTCTGCAAAGGGGTGCAGAAGGGCGCTCCCGTGGATTCCTTTGTGACCCCGGAGCCTTGGGATATGCCCGGCTACGACTGCAAGGTCATTATGGCGGCGGGCGCGTTCACGCTCGGCGCTTCCATTGAGCTTTCCGCGGACGCGCCCCTGCGCGAGCCTTACGCCGCGTGGATGCAGGGCGGGCTGAACTACCACAGCGGCCGTCTCGGTGCGATGCTGGCCGCCCAGTCCATGCTGGAGCAGGGGATTCTGGGCGGATAA
- a CDS encoding DUF4417 domain-containing protein codes for MTSEEFRSNPLFLRNQFKSDGVFEMPIICRQNIDLKDVQLIGYDQIKPGDKANEQSFVHFFLDDYKFEVVWNDPEPRLEKLSQYKGVLSPQFSAYYTMPVSLQIYNTFRSRWCGAYLQSKGFTVIPTVYWGQPQSYWYCFDGIEKNSVVALSTLGVKKEKDFFLQGYNEMLRRIEPKAVICYCDPFPEMKGHVIKVDYSKTNNLPHKKTFYGFVDNSCYKAGSTQLLEEPKEVNGHYVIKTGGYVITSGFGGGGGGSRTWGNREALPDHFDRHGNDFGAPNEENYAQQANRFFRSEIAIK; via the coding sequence GTGACTAGTGAAGAATTCAGAAGCAACCCGTTGTTTCTGAGAAATCAATTCAAGAGTGATGGGGTCTTTGAAATGCCAATTATTTGTCGGCAGAACATTGACCTCAAAGATGTTCAACTGATTGGTTATGACCAAATTAAACCCGGCGATAAAGCTAATGAGCAAAGTTTTGTCCACTTTTTTTTGGATGATTACAAATTTGAAGTCGTCTGGAATGATCCTGAGCCGCGTCTTGAAAAACTTAGTCAGTACAAAGGGGTATTGTCACCTCAATTTAGCGCCTATTATACCATGCCGGTATCGTTGCAAATTTACAACACATTCCGTTCGAGGTGGTGCGGTGCATACTTACAGTCTAAAGGATTTACGGTAATCCCTACCGTGTATTGGGGACAACCTCAAAGCTATTGGTATTGTTTTGATGGAATCGAAAAGAACTCCGTTGTTGCACTTTCTACATTGGGTGTAAAAAAAGAAAAGGATTTTTTTCTACAAGGCTACAACGAAATGCTCCGACGTATTGAGCCGAAAGCGGTTATTTGCTACTGTGATCCGTTTCCCGAAATGAAGGGCCATGTTATCAAGGTTGATTACTCCAAAACTAACAATCTGCCACATAAAAAGACTTTTTACGGGTTTGTGGATAATAGCTGTTACAAAGCAGGATCGACACAGTTGCTTGAGGAACCAAAAGAAGTCAACGGACATTATGTAATTAAAACAGGCGGATATGTTATCACATCCGGATTCGGCGGAGGAGGGGGAGGTAGTCGGACATGGGGCAATCGTGAAGCGCTCCCTGATCACTTTGACAGACATGGCAATGATTTTGGTGCTCCAAATGAAGAAAATTATGCACAACAGGCAAATAGGTTTTTCAGGAGCGAGATCGCTATCAAGTGA